A single Bufo bufo chromosome 6, aBufBuf1.1, whole genome shotgun sequence DNA region contains:
- the PPP1R3C gene encoding protein phosphatase 1 regulatory subunit 3C — protein sequence MIQILEPRSLPRTIMPVDVAVRICLAHSPPLKKFLSPYDDCRGRNLVNRFKPLRPCLSLKKESESRNNERNRSKSRAKKKVIFADSKGLSLTSVHVFSEFKDEPAVELQFDLVDLEDITASLKLHEEKNLILGFTQPSADYLQFRNKIQKNFVCLENCSLQERSIAGTIKVKNFSFEKTVKVRITFNTWKTHTDVDCVYMNNMYGGTDTDTFSFAVDLPPNIPSHEKIEFCLSYESEGQIFWDNNDGQNYNIIRAEWKSDGVHTNTLTKTDITSYKSQTFKPENDLDQFGTPKTSLGLFPEWQSWGRIGNTSPYW from the coding sequence atgatccAAATACTGGAACCACGTTCTCTTCCACGAACTATCATGCCAGTCGATGTTGCTGTTAGGATATGCTTGGCGCATTCCCCTCCGTTAAAGAAGTTTCTCAGCCCCTATGATGACTGCAGGGGAAGAAATCTTGTGAATCGATTCAAGCCGTTGAGGCCATGTCTTTCTTTGAAGAAGGAATCTGAATCCAGGAACAATGAGAGGAACCGATCCAAATCCCGAGCTAAAAAGAAAGTCATCTTTGCTGATTCTAAAGGACTGTCCTTGACATCGGTACACGTGTTTTCAGAGTTTAAAGACGAACCTGCTGTCGAGCTCCAGTTCGATCTGGTGGATCTTGAAGATATCACTGCTAGCCTAAAATTGCATGAAGAAAAGAATTTGATCTTGGGATTCACCCAGCCGTCGGCTGACTACCTACAGTTCCGCAATAAAATCCAAAAGAACTTTGTATGTCTGGAGAATTGCAGCCTTCAAGAGAGGTCCATTGCTGGCACCATCAAAGTTAAAAATTTCAGCTTCGAAAAAACAGTCAAGGTGCGAATAACCTTCAACACCTGGAAAACCCACACAGATGTTGACTGCGTTTACATGAACAATATGTATGGAGGCACGGACACTGACACCTTCTCCTTTGCCGTAGACCTGCCTCCTAACATTCCCAGTCATGAGAAAATTGAGTTTTGCCTATCCTACGAGAGTGAAGGGCAGATATTCTGGGACAATAATGATGGACAGAACTACAATATAATTCGTGCAGAGTGGAAATCAGATGGGGTACACACCAACACCTTAACTAAAACAGACATAACCTCTTACAAATCCCAAACCTTCAAGCCAGAAAATGACTTAGATCAGTTTGGAACCCCTAAAACATCCCTCGGTTTATTTCCCGAATGGCAGAGTTGGGGTAGAATAGGGAACACCTCTCCATACTGGTGA